In the Onychostoma macrolepis isolate SWU-2019 chromosome 09, ASM1243209v1, whole genome shotgun sequence genome, one interval contains:
- the akap11 gene encoding A-kinase anchor protein 11 isoform X1, which yields MMELLRSLHVHTLKDEEILLLKDPKRPFERKESVSQACSRALCILRHSPTPQISVCSMLGLLARYASGIRYALELQVLQRGASEACQAEDDDTNQSVSSIEEDFVTAFEHLEEEDTGGRSQRNQRDVASQTVPSHLRDLSGSRIIISSIPRKSVHKEKAAAKVSETVLKSTTWPTSSESSYALSSLPKGCATSTSLTESDESDCSSPSPIIFLDEVGYQKSLKAKLDIPKIPVLKDGVEDSDSEVSEFFDSFDQFDELDQSFDSNIKVLKEQPLPGQTEKLVDNSGCKFVSRGCSTTAMNPHKFDHRTLPANVKKPTPLKPGSPYSIHSDSPDSPRPVRTPCEESGPLFSPVSSSAFSPLGEGGSLEYFWKADGDGSELRKPQDLCSLYKTYSDFANNLSKEILGSVCGYSSPVDFNINKNLSCVCHKEFKNTNGHLMKLSDIQETVTITKSQSQSLKDGIQKFATDLVEMSLGSALRDLQKGVSSCTTTLCHLAARLTSSVFQMAFHEIGMRHAFVLKERAINGLASFLVGEAISGALKEFLFVKKQIFNNTVTRFAADLAEELVFEGIMEVCQFSHPSTPLTPSDWSFEQEEEVVSSYASDLSESVLQEAFIELSQADVTFTTQAAICVSVDNICYVSAEDSSLITKTCSAQTSYLGSQVVAEAANQEQDGCTVKKALYCVSGMASCVPVPVAGKVISHVHNSDEPSQYKSSIGHVCQTSPKRTICCQVEVASSTLDTSEATLTESSPGPARIQDASGEEIVGNPSVENDSNKPSIGKTFQNFSGNMVDTIVGEAFDLMHSSTKVKKKVEDCADFLSKTIAAHISTPSHGIVKSHEASTPSQIPFHLVSKGSCDPSSRNVRPVSKLTPEVRSVVRMDTLEVPTFEVASCGGRKVGADDFSSSNSGTKSTEIPSTPPSSPQQPSDEYSEKQIRQFSKKLKGTLAKEFSPATPPPTPYYPPAADTKEEGSVSDKADFMLKLIRSLSEEAGSNEDEEEDQEDGPHSRNCQAELSPNIRSRMIERSALHYAERLACHIVSMATEMDTLSLGDVKKLVGDESKGSVALHSAQFSEQTLNSLWTYAGEVAGEVINDVKKMMSSSHCRHKTLKRGSVNSAEKRQSGDGLLGSLTCQWPGDGSSSGMSSEYPSCESVTDEYAGYLIKVLKKEGGNRELILDQYATRLAYRSIKSGLAHAARKIKQRSPLRLHSSRRLHNDRSPDVSQFPTSKSSHAALIDGKDGSSCESLPCACQDGQDMSSNEYVELVNFAESLAYNITCDVTRKLRMSSVRLPKSLTDSCLYRKSTVKDMPENLIKNTFSCSLLPYTETNRLYHSTSSLNDGKSNNGVIQVIEHYARKIVDDTLEMTLGPASVQEAADRRALERNSFTEKLAEAYEACRYCQGRECLFCSRDGHRGFQGVKIRRQQESNAVTGLEIPRIHIDLEKRAAFAEEMVSSAIEKAKKELSCTSLNADSGIGHDGASFAESLTTEIMTSALSNVCQTVNLGTSRREGVNVTESTVSQQLSLSVGDDSLGSWSNLSFEEDHPDESSSFHHLSDSVSSFLSPSSNGNSSSWSSLGLEGEVYEEHLSFSPSDSDGTEEKEAEAKEDSGGAVRVEREHGPAERALLVVSTDVQGRAVDPQLTAVLQWIAASIADLSLMQLSQFSAQELQQLPAVAQRLREREFRVGDLLQALLRYFEERRTEEEVGDTRNGHKSLFQWLLEQA from the exons ATGATGGAGTTGCTTAGATCACTACATGTACACACCCTTAAAGATGAAGAGATTCTGCTCCTCAAAGACCCCAAAAGGCCCTTTGAGAGAAAAGAGAGTGTTTCTCAG GCCTGTTCAAGAGCTTTGTGCATATTGAGACATAGCCCCACTCCTCAGATTAGTGTTTGCAGCATGCTGGGGTTGTTGGCTCGATACGCATCTGGGATAAGGTATGCACTGGAGTTACAGGTTCTGCAGAGGGGCGCTTCAGAAGCATGCCAAGCTGAGGATGATGACACCAATCAATCTGTCTCTTCTATCGAAGAGGACTTTGTTACTGCTTTTGAGCATCTTGAAGAGGAGGATACAG GTGGCCGTAGTCAGAGGAACCAAAGGGATGTGGCGTCCCAGACTGTCCCCTCTCATTTAAGAGACTTATCTGGATCTCGCATTATTATAAGTTCCATACCGAGGAAGTCAGTGCACAAGGAAAAGGCTGCTGCAAAAGTGTCAGAAACTGTCCTGAAGTCAACAACGTGGCCCACAAGTTCAGAGAGCTCATATGCACTTAGCAGTCTTCCAAAGGGATGCGCTACTTCCACATCCCTCACAGAGTCAGATGAGTCAGACTGCTCAAGTCCCAGCCCTATTATATTCCTGGATGAAGTTGGATATCAGAAGAGTCTTAAAGCAAAACTTGACATTCCCAAGATCCCTGTTTTAAAGGACGGAGTAGAAGATTCTGACTCGGAAGTGAGTGAATTTTTCGACAGCTTTGACCAGTTTGATGAACTAGACCAGTCTTTTGATTCCAACATCAAGGTCCTTAAAGAACAGCCCCTCCCTGGTCAAACAGAGAAGCTTGTTGATAACTCTGGTTGTAAATTTGTATCAAGGGGGTGCTCGACCACAGCAATGAACCCTCACAAATTTGATCATAGGACTCTTCCAGCCAATGTCAAGAAACCAACTCCACTTAAACCAGGATCACCGTACAGTATTCACTCTGATTCACCAGATTCCCCACGGCCTGTGAGGACTCCCTGCGAGGAAAGCGGGCCGCTCTTCAGTCCAGTTAGTTCATCTGCATTTAGCCCACTGGGAGAAGGAGGATCCTTAGAGTATTTTTGGAAGGCAGATGGAGATGGCTCAGAATTGCGTAAACCACAGGACCTTTGCTCGCTGTACAAAACGTACTCAGATTTTGCCAACAACCTGTCAAAAGAAATCCTTGGATCAGTCTGTGGGTACTCCTCCCCTGTtgattttaacattaataagaaCTTGAGCTGCGTGTGTCATAAGGAGTTCAAAAACACTAATGGGCATCTAATGAAGCTTTCAGACATCCAGGAGACAGTCACCATCACCAAATCCCAATCACAGTCTCTTAAGGATGGGATTCAGAAGTTTGCTACAGACTTGGTTGAAATGAGCCTTGGAAGTGCCTTAAGGGACTTGCAGAAAGGTGTGTCCTCCTGTACCACTACTCTTTGCCATTTGGCTGCAAGACTGACTTCTTCAGTATTTCAAATGGCCTTTCATGAGATAGGTATGCGCCATGCATTTGTGTTAAAAGAGCGTGCCATAAACGGTCTAGCCAGTTTCCTAGTAGGGGAAGCCATTTCTGGAGCCCTCAAAGAGTTCCTCTTTGTGAAAAAGCAGATTTTCAACAATACCGTCACACGATTTGCTGCAGATCTGGCTGAGGAGTTAGTGTTTGAAGGTATTATGGAGGTTTGCCAGTTTTCACATCCCTCAACTCCACTCACACCAAGTGACTGGTCATTTGAGCAAGAGGAGGAAGTGGTTTCGTCCTATGCCTCTGACCTGTCGGAGTCTGTTCTCCAAGAGGCTTTTATAGAGCTCTCACAAGCTGATGTGACTTTCACTACACAGGCAGCTATTTGTGTGTCAGTTGACAACATTTGTTATGTGAGTGCTGAAGATAGTTCTCTCATCACAAAAACTTGCAGTGCCCAAACAAGCTATCTTGGATCTCAGGTCGTCGCAGAGGCTGCAAATCAAGAGCAGGATGGTTGCACAGTGAAGAAAGCCTTGTATTGTGTGTCCGGTATGGCCAGTTGTGTTCCAGTTCCTGTGGCTGGCAAGGTAATATCCCATGTGCACAACTCAGATGAGCCTTCTCAGTATAAATCCAGTATTGGTCACGTATGTCAGACCAGTCCTAAAAGAACCATTTGTTGCCAAGTGGAAGTGGCATCCTCAACCTTAGATACCTCTGAAGCAACTCTCACCGAATCATCACCAGGTCCTGCAAGAATCCAGGATGCCAGTGGTGAGGAAATTGTTGGCAATCCATCGGTTGAAAATGATTCCAACAAACCCTCCATTGGAAAGACGtttcaaaacttctccgggaaTATGGTGGACACAATAGTAGGGGAGGCATTCGATCTGATGCATTCTTCAACAAAAGTGAAGAAGAAAGTGGAGGATTGTGCAGACTTTTTGAGCAAAACAATAGCAGCTCACATATCCACTCCAAGCCATGGAATTGTTAAATCACACGAAGCATCGACTCCCTCTCAGATTCCCTTTCACTTGGTGTCAAAGGGCTCTTGTGACCCATCCTCCAGAAATGTACGTCCAGTCTCCAAGCTCACCCCAGAGGTCCGTTCTGTCGTGAGAATGGACACATTGGAAGTGCCCACTTTTGAAGTTGCCTCATGTGGAGGTAGAAAAGTTGGTGCAGATGATTTTTCAAGCAGCAACTCTGGAACAAAATCGACTGAAATCCCTAGCACTCCACCCTCAAGTCCTCAGCAGCCATCGGACGAGTACAGCGAGAAACAGATCAGACAGTTCTCGAAGAAGCTCAAAGGTACACTCGCAAAAGAATTTTCTCCTGCAACTCCTCCACCCACTCCTTATTACCCGCCTGCCGCCGACACCAAAGAAGAAGGTTCGGTTTCAGACAAGGCCGATTTCATGCTGAAACTCATTAGGTCTCTCTCTGAAGAAGCTGGCAGCAATGAAGATGAGGAGGAAGACCAGGAAGATGGTCCTCACTCTAGAAACTGCCAGGCAGAGCTGAGTCCCAACATCAGGAGCAGAATGATCGAGAGGAGTGCGCTCCATTATGCAGAGCGTTTAGCGTGCCACATTGTTTCAATGGCCACTGAGATGGACACGCTAAGCCTCGGAGATGTGAAGAAGCTGGTGGGTGACGAAAGCAAAGGCAGTGTCGCCTTGCATAGTGCACAGTTCTCAGAGCAGACTTTAAATTCTTTGTGGACGTATGCTGGAGAAGTGGCTGGAGAAGTCATCAATGATGTCAAGAAGATGATGAGTTCTAGCCACTGTCGTCACAAAACGCTAAAAAGAGGATCTGTAAACTCTGCAGAGAAACGTCAGAGCGGAGACGGCCTTTTGGGAAGTTTGACTTGTCAGTGGCCTGGTGATGGCAGTTCAAGTGGGATGTCGTCAGAGTATCCAAGTTGCGAGAGTGTCACTGACGAGTATGCAGGATACCTCATTAAGGTGCTCAAGAAAGAGGGAGGCAACCGAGAGCTTATATTAGATCAGTACGCCACTCGCTTGGCGTATCGATCTATTAAATCTGGCCTGGCTCATGCGGcacgaaaaataaagcagagATCTCCTTTGAGGCTTCACTCTTCTAGGCGTTTGCACAATGATCGTAGTCCTGATGTTTCCCAGTTTCCCACATCTAAGTCATCCCACGCTGCACTTATTGATGGAAAAGATGGATCATCTTGTGAATCCCTGCCATGTGCTTGTCAAGACGGTCAAGACATGAGCAGTAATGAATATGTAGAACTTGTGAACTTTGCCGAGTCGCTGGCCTACAACATTACATGTGATGTTACAAGAAAGCTGAGAATGAGCTCTGTTAGACTGCCAAAATCGCTCACTGATTCTTGCCTCTACAGGAAATCCACTGTCAAGGACATGCCAGAAAATCTCATCAAAAATACGTTTTCATGCTCTCTTCTACCTTATACAGAAACTAACAGGCTCTACCATAGTACCAGCAGCTTGAATGATGGCAAAAGCAACAATGGTGTAATACAAGTCATTGAACATTATGCCAGGAAAATTGTCGATGACACTTTGGAAATGACGCTGGGGCCGGCAAGTGTTCAGGAAGCGGCGGACAGGAGGGCACTTGAACGCAATTCCTTCACAGAAAAGCTGGCTGAGGCATATGAAGCTTGTCGATACTGCCAAGGTCGAGAGTGCCTGTTTTGCAGTAGAGACGGCCATCGTGGTTTCCAGGGAGTGAAAATAAGAAGGCAACAAGAATCAAATGCAGTGACTGGACTGGAAATTCCTAGAATACACATTGATTTGGAAAAGAGAGCTGCTTTTGCTGAAGAAATGGTTTCCAGTGCTATTGAGAAAGCCAAAAAGGAACTTAGCTGCACCAGTCTGAATGCAGACAGTGGGATTGGCCATGATGGCGCAAGCTTTGCAGAAAGTCTCACCACAGAGATTATGACATCCGCATTGTCCAACGTCTGCCAAACCGTCAATCTTGG TACCTCCAGAAGAGAAGGCGTCAATGTAACGGAGTCAACGGTGAGTCAGCAGCTCAGTTTGAGTGTTGGTGATGACAGTCTCGGTAGTTGGTCCAATCTGAGTTTTGAAGAAGACCACCCAGATGAGAGCAGCAGCTTTCACCATCTTAGTGACAG TGTTTCTTCTTTTCTCTCCCCCAGCAGTAATGGAAACAGCAGTAGCTGGAGCAGTCTGGGTTTAGAAGGCGAGGTTTATGAAGAGCATTTGTCCTTCTCTCCATCAGACAG TGACGGCACTGAAGAGAAGGAAGCTGAGGCCAAAGAGGATTCAGGCG GAGCGGTGCGAGTGGAGAGGGAACATGGGCCGGCAGAAAGAGCTCTGCTGGTGGTCAGTACAGACGTCCAGGGTCGAGCTGTGGACCCCCAGTTGACGGCTGTGCTCCAGTGGATTGCCGCCTCTATCGCTGATCTGTCTTTAATGCAGCTGAGCCAGTTCTCAGCCCAGGAGCTGCAGCAG CTGCCAGCCGTGGCGCAGAGGCTGAGGGAGAGAGAGTTCAGGGTCGGCGACCTCCTGCAGGCTCTTCTGAGATACTTTGAAGAACGTCGCACTGAGGAAGAGGTTGGGGACACAAGGAACGGCCACAAGAGCCTCTTCCAGTGGCTTCTGGAGCAAGCGTAA
- the akap11 gene encoding A-kinase anchor protein 11 isoform X2 has translation MMELLRSLHVHTLKDEEILLLKDPKRPFERKESVSQACSRALCILRHSPTPQISVCSMLGLLARYASGIRYALELQVLQRGASEACQAEDDDTNQSVSSIEEDFVTAFEHLEEEDTGGRSQRNQRDVASQTVPSHLRDLSGSRIIISSIPRKSVHKEKAAAKVSETVLKSTTWPTSSESSYALSSLPKGCATSTSLTESDESDCSSPSPIIFLDEVGYQKSLKAKLDIPKIPVLKDGVEDSDSEVSEFFDSFDQFDELDQSFDSNIKVLKEQPLPGQTEKLVDNSGCKFVSRGCSTTAMNPHKFDHRTLPANVKKPTPLKPGSPYSIHSDSPDSPRPVRTPCEESGPLFSPVSSSAFSPLGEGGSLEYFWKADGDGSELRKPQDLCSLYKTYSDFANNLSKEILGSVCGYSSPVDFNINKNLSCVCHKEFKNTNGHLMKLSDIQETVTITKSQSQSLKDGIQKFATDLVEMSLGSALRDLQKGVSSCTTTLCHLAARLTSSVFQMAFHEIGMRHAFVLKERAINGLASFLVGEAISGALKEFLFVKKQIFNNTVTRFAADLAEELVFEGIMEVCQFSHPSTPLTPSDWSFEQEEEVVSSYASDLSESVLQEAFIELSQADVTFTTQAAICVSVDNICYVSAEDSSLITKTCSAQTSYLGSQVVAEAANQEQDGCTVKKALYCVSGMASCVPVPVAGKVISHVHNSDEPSQYKSSIGHVCQTSPKRTICCQVEVASSTLDTSEATLTESSPGPARIQDASGEEIVGNPSVENDSNKPSIGKTFQNFSGNMVDTIVGEAFDLMHSSTKVKKKVEDCADFLSKTIAAHISTPSHGIVKSHEASTPSQIPFHLVSKGSCDPSSRNVRPVSKLTPEVRSVVRMDTLEVPTFEVASCGGRKVGADDFSSSNSGTKSTEIPSTPPSSPQQPSDEYSEKQIRQFSKKLKGTLAKEFSPATPPPTPYYPPAADTKEEGSVSDKADFMLKLIRSLSEEAGSNEDEEEDQEDGPHSRNCQAELSPNIRSRMIERSALHYAERLACHIVSMATEMDTLSLGDVKKLVGDESKGSVALHSAQFSEQTLNSLWTYAGEVAGEVINDVKKMMSSSHCRHKTLKRGSVNSAEKRQSGDGLLGSLTCQWPGDGSSSGMSSEYPSCESVTDEYAGYLIKVLKKEGGNRELILDQYATRLAYRSIKSGLAHAARKIKQRSPLRLHSSRRLHNDRSPDVSQFPTSKSSHAALIDGKDGSSCESLPCACQDGQDMSSNEYVELVNFAESLAYNITCDVTRKLRMSSVRLPKSLTDSCLYRKSTVKDMPENLIKNTFSCSLLPYTETNRLYHSTSSLNDGKSNNGVIQVIEHYARKIVDDTLEMTLGPASVQEAADRRALERNSFTEKLAEAYEACRYCQGRECLFCSRDGHRGFQGVKIRRQQESNAVTGLEIPRIHIDLEKRAAFAEEMVSSAIEKAKKELSCTSLNADSGIGHDGASFAESLTTEIMTSALSNVCQTVNLGTSRREGVNVTESTVSQQLSLSVGDDSLGSWSNLSFEEDHPDESSSFHHLSDSSNGNSSSWSSLGLEGEVYEEHLSFSPSDSDGTEEKEAEAKEDSGGAVRVEREHGPAERALLVVSTDVQGRAVDPQLTAVLQWIAASIADLSLMQLSQFSAQELQQLPAVAQRLREREFRVGDLLQALLRYFEERRTEEEVGDTRNGHKSLFQWLLEQA, from the exons ATGATGGAGTTGCTTAGATCACTACATGTACACACCCTTAAAGATGAAGAGATTCTGCTCCTCAAAGACCCCAAAAGGCCCTTTGAGAGAAAAGAGAGTGTTTCTCAG GCCTGTTCAAGAGCTTTGTGCATATTGAGACATAGCCCCACTCCTCAGATTAGTGTTTGCAGCATGCTGGGGTTGTTGGCTCGATACGCATCTGGGATAAGGTATGCACTGGAGTTACAGGTTCTGCAGAGGGGCGCTTCAGAAGCATGCCAAGCTGAGGATGATGACACCAATCAATCTGTCTCTTCTATCGAAGAGGACTTTGTTACTGCTTTTGAGCATCTTGAAGAGGAGGATACAG GTGGCCGTAGTCAGAGGAACCAAAGGGATGTGGCGTCCCAGACTGTCCCCTCTCATTTAAGAGACTTATCTGGATCTCGCATTATTATAAGTTCCATACCGAGGAAGTCAGTGCACAAGGAAAAGGCTGCTGCAAAAGTGTCAGAAACTGTCCTGAAGTCAACAACGTGGCCCACAAGTTCAGAGAGCTCATATGCACTTAGCAGTCTTCCAAAGGGATGCGCTACTTCCACATCCCTCACAGAGTCAGATGAGTCAGACTGCTCAAGTCCCAGCCCTATTATATTCCTGGATGAAGTTGGATATCAGAAGAGTCTTAAAGCAAAACTTGACATTCCCAAGATCCCTGTTTTAAAGGACGGAGTAGAAGATTCTGACTCGGAAGTGAGTGAATTTTTCGACAGCTTTGACCAGTTTGATGAACTAGACCAGTCTTTTGATTCCAACATCAAGGTCCTTAAAGAACAGCCCCTCCCTGGTCAAACAGAGAAGCTTGTTGATAACTCTGGTTGTAAATTTGTATCAAGGGGGTGCTCGACCACAGCAATGAACCCTCACAAATTTGATCATAGGACTCTTCCAGCCAATGTCAAGAAACCAACTCCACTTAAACCAGGATCACCGTACAGTATTCACTCTGATTCACCAGATTCCCCACGGCCTGTGAGGACTCCCTGCGAGGAAAGCGGGCCGCTCTTCAGTCCAGTTAGTTCATCTGCATTTAGCCCACTGGGAGAAGGAGGATCCTTAGAGTATTTTTGGAAGGCAGATGGAGATGGCTCAGAATTGCGTAAACCACAGGACCTTTGCTCGCTGTACAAAACGTACTCAGATTTTGCCAACAACCTGTCAAAAGAAATCCTTGGATCAGTCTGTGGGTACTCCTCCCCTGTtgattttaacattaataagaaCTTGAGCTGCGTGTGTCATAAGGAGTTCAAAAACACTAATGGGCATCTAATGAAGCTTTCAGACATCCAGGAGACAGTCACCATCACCAAATCCCAATCACAGTCTCTTAAGGATGGGATTCAGAAGTTTGCTACAGACTTGGTTGAAATGAGCCTTGGAAGTGCCTTAAGGGACTTGCAGAAAGGTGTGTCCTCCTGTACCACTACTCTTTGCCATTTGGCTGCAAGACTGACTTCTTCAGTATTTCAAATGGCCTTTCATGAGATAGGTATGCGCCATGCATTTGTGTTAAAAGAGCGTGCCATAAACGGTCTAGCCAGTTTCCTAGTAGGGGAAGCCATTTCTGGAGCCCTCAAAGAGTTCCTCTTTGTGAAAAAGCAGATTTTCAACAATACCGTCACACGATTTGCTGCAGATCTGGCTGAGGAGTTAGTGTTTGAAGGTATTATGGAGGTTTGCCAGTTTTCACATCCCTCAACTCCACTCACACCAAGTGACTGGTCATTTGAGCAAGAGGAGGAAGTGGTTTCGTCCTATGCCTCTGACCTGTCGGAGTCTGTTCTCCAAGAGGCTTTTATAGAGCTCTCACAAGCTGATGTGACTTTCACTACACAGGCAGCTATTTGTGTGTCAGTTGACAACATTTGTTATGTGAGTGCTGAAGATAGTTCTCTCATCACAAAAACTTGCAGTGCCCAAACAAGCTATCTTGGATCTCAGGTCGTCGCAGAGGCTGCAAATCAAGAGCAGGATGGTTGCACAGTGAAGAAAGCCTTGTATTGTGTGTCCGGTATGGCCAGTTGTGTTCCAGTTCCTGTGGCTGGCAAGGTAATATCCCATGTGCACAACTCAGATGAGCCTTCTCAGTATAAATCCAGTATTGGTCACGTATGTCAGACCAGTCCTAAAAGAACCATTTGTTGCCAAGTGGAAGTGGCATCCTCAACCTTAGATACCTCTGAAGCAACTCTCACCGAATCATCACCAGGTCCTGCAAGAATCCAGGATGCCAGTGGTGAGGAAATTGTTGGCAATCCATCGGTTGAAAATGATTCCAACAAACCCTCCATTGGAAAGACGtttcaaaacttctccgggaaTATGGTGGACACAATAGTAGGGGAGGCATTCGATCTGATGCATTCTTCAACAAAAGTGAAGAAGAAAGTGGAGGATTGTGCAGACTTTTTGAGCAAAACAATAGCAGCTCACATATCCACTCCAAGCCATGGAATTGTTAAATCACACGAAGCATCGACTCCCTCTCAGATTCCCTTTCACTTGGTGTCAAAGGGCTCTTGTGACCCATCCTCCAGAAATGTACGTCCAGTCTCCAAGCTCACCCCAGAGGTCCGTTCTGTCGTGAGAATGGACACATTGGAAGTGCCCACTTTTGAAGTTGCCTCATGTGGAGGTAGAAAAGTTGGTGCAGATGATTTTTCAAGCAGCAACTCTGGAACAAAATCGACTGAAATCCCTAGCACTCCACCCTCAAGTCCTCAGCAGCCATCGGACGAGTACAGCGAGAAACAGATCAGACAGTTCTCGAAGAAGCTCAAAGGTACACTCGCAAAAGAATTTTCTCCTGCAACTCCTCCACCCACTCCTTATTACCCGCCTGCCGCCGACACCAAAGAAGAAGGTTCGGTTTCAGACAAGGCCGATTTCATGCTGAAACTCATTAGGTCTCTCTCTGAAGAAGCTGGCAGCAATGAAGATGAGGAGGAAGACCAGGAAGATGGTCCTCACTCTAGAAACTGCCAGGCAGAGCTGAGTCCCAACATCAGGAGCAGAATGATCGAGAGGAGTGCGCTCCATTATGCAGAGCGTTTAGCGTGCCACATTGTTTCAATGGCCACTGAGATGGACACGCTAAGCCTCGGAGATGTGAAGAAGCTGGTGGGTGACGAAAGCAAAGGCAGTGTCGCCTTGCATAGTGCACAGTTCTCAGAGCAGACTTTAAATTCTTTGTGGACGTATGCTGGAGAAGTGGCTGGAGAAGTCATCAATGATGTCAAGAAGATGATGAGTTCTAGCCACTGTCGTCACAAAACGCTAAAAAGAGGATCTGTAAACTCTGCAGAGAAACGTCAGAGCGGAGACGGCCTTTTGGGAAGTTTGACTTGTCAGTGGCCTGGTGATGGCAGTTCAAGTGGGATGTCGTCAGAGTATCCAAGTTGCGAGAGTGTCACTGACGAGTATGCAGGATACCTCATTAAGGTGCTCAAGAAAGAGGGAGGCAACCGAGAGCTTATATTAGATCAGTACGCCACTCGCTTGGCGTATCGATCTATTAAATCTGGCCTGGCTCATGCGGcacgaaaaataaagcagagATCTCCTTTGAGGCTTCACTCTTCTAGGCGTTTGCACAATGATCGTAGTCCTGATGTTTCCCAGTTTCCCACATCTAAGTCATCCCACGCTGCACTTATTGATGGAAAAGATGGATCATCTTGTGAATCCCTGCCATGTGCTTGTCAAGACGGTCAAGACATGAGCAGTAATGAATATGTAGAACTTGTGAACTTTGCCGAGTCGCTGGCCTACAACATTACATGTGATGTTACAAGAAAGCTGAGAATGAGCTCTGTTAGACTGCCAAAATCGCTCACTGATTCTTGCCTCTACAGGAAATCCACTGTCAAGGACATGCCAGAAAATCTCATCAAAAATACGTTTTCATGCTCTCTTCTACCTTATACAGAAACTAACAGGCTCTACCATAGTACCAGCAGCTTGAATGATGGCAAAAGCAACAATGGTGTAATACAAGTCATTGAACATTATGCCAGGAAAATTGTCGATGACACTTTGGAAATGACGCTGGGGCCGGCAAGTGTTCAGGAAGCGGCGGACAGGAGGGCACTTGAACGCAATTCCTTCACAGAAAAGCTGGCTGAGGCATATGAAGCTTGTCGATACTGCCAAGGTCGAGAGTGCCTGTTTTGCAGTAGAGACGGCCATCGTGGTTTCCAGGGAGTGAAAATAAGAAGGCAACAAGAATCAAATGCAGTGACTGGACTGGAAATTCCTAGAATACACATTGATTTGGAAAAGAGAGCTGCTTTTGCTGAAGAAATGGTTTCCAGTGCTATTGAGAAAGCCAAAAAGGAACTTAGCTGCACCAGTCTGAATGCAGACAGTGGGATTGGCCATGATGGCGCAAGCTTTGCAGAAAGTCTCACCACAGAGATTATGACATCCGCATTGTCCAACGTCTGCCAAACCGTCAATCTTGG TACCTCCAGAAGAGAAGGCGTCAATGTAACGGAGTCAACGGTGAGTCAGCAGCTCAGTTTGAGTGTTGGTGATGACAGTCTCGGTAGTTGGTCCAATCTGAGTTTTGAAGAAGACCACCCAGATGAGAGCAGCAGCTTTCACCATCTTAGTGACAG CAGTAATGGAAACAGCAGTAGCTGGAGCAGTCTGGGTTTAGAAGGCGAGGTTTATGAAGAGCATTTGTCCTTCTCTCCATCAGACAG TGACGGCACTGAAGAGAAGGAAGCTGAGGCCAAAGAGGATTCAGGCG GAGCGGTGCGAGTGGAGAGGGAACATGGGCCGGCAGAAAGAGCTCTGCTGGTGGTCAGTACAGACGTCCAGGGTCGAGCTGTGGACCCCCAGTTGACGGCTGTGCTCCAGTGGATTGCCGCCTCTATCGCTGATCTGTCTTTAATGCAGCTGAGCCAGTTCTCAGCCCAGGAGCTGCAGCAG CTGCCAGCCGTGGCGCAGAGGCTGAGGGAGAGAGAGTTCAGGGTCGGCGACCTCCTGCAGGCTCTTCTGAGATACTTTGAAGAACGTCGCACTGAGGAAGAGGTTGGGGACACAAGGAACGGCCACAAGAGCCTCTTCCAGTGGCTTCTGGAGCAAGCGTAA